The Eubacteriaceae bacterium Marseille-Q4139 genome has a window encoding:
- a CDS encoding ABC transporter permease has translation MSSQTEKNKKKKRNRRVENVIYEFQHNRQAMFAAVYLIAVILISIFVVFVPGLDPDGIDVANKLQGPSMAHWFGTDNMGRDYFARVLYGGRVSLVVGVLAMLTCIVLGVFVGTVAGYFGGVVDSLLMRIVDVFQSIPWIVMVTVVSIFFKKGLFSIIFVIGIFSWMPIARLVRSEVLSSKEREYVQYAKFIGVSSMTVMLKHVLPSVFPTIITAATAAIASAIMTESSLSFLGLGIQQPMSSWGSLLQQAQQYLQMAPYMAVLPGVLIILTVYSFNKLGDVLRVFVEPRVQAGEKDG, from the coding sequence ATGAGCAGTCAAACAGAAAAGAACAAAAAGAAAAAAAGAAACCGAAGAGTTGAGAACGTCATTTACGAGTTTCAGCACAACAGGCAGGCCATGTTTGCCGCTGTTTACCTGATCGCGGTGATTCTCATAAGTATTTTTGTCGTCTTTGTTCCCGGGCTGGATCCGGACGGCATCGACGTTGCAAATAAGCTTCAGGGGCCGAGCATGGCTCACTGGTTCGGCACGGACAACATGGGCCGCGACTACTTTGCCCGCGTCCTCTACGGCGGCCGCGTCTCCCTCGTGGTAGGCGTCCTCGCCATGCTGACCTGCATTGTCCTGGGGGTCTTTGTGGGAACGGTGGCCGGATATTTCGGCGGGGTCGTGGACAGCCTTCTGATGCGTATCGTGGACGTGTTCCAGTCAATCCCGTGGATCGTTATGGTGACGGTTGTCAGCATTTTCTTTAAGAAAGGCCTTTTTTCCATCATCTTCGTCATCGGTATTTTTTCCTGGATGCCTATTGCGCGTCTGGTGCGGTCGGAGGTGTTAAGCTCGAAGGAGCGGGAGTATGTACAGTATGCAAAATTCATTGGCGTCAGCTCCATGACGGTCATGTTAAAGCATGTGCTGCCGTCCGTGTTCCCGACGATCATCACGGCGGCGACGGCGGCCATTGCCAGTGCCATCATGACGGAGTCGTCCCTTTCCTTCCTGGGACTTGGAATCCAGCAGCCCATGTCTTCCTGGGGCTCTCTTCTCCAGCAGGCACAGCAGTATCTCCAGATGGCGCCTTACATGGCGGTTCTTCCCGGTGTGCTGATTATTTTAACCGTATATTCCTTTAATAAACTTGGAGACGTTCTGCGTGTATTCGTAGAACCAAGAGTACAGGCAGGTGAGAAAGATGGCTGA
- a CDS encoding ABC transporter substrate-binding protein, whose protein sequence is MRKHAWKALAAMCLAASLLGGCGGAVVEEAPATTAAAESTETTAAGTTDTAASTEAAGTSASAGGTFTYAIGGDTGNTLNPLTADDRYGLMASKMLYAPLYFINLDGSVDYILAESMESNEDGTVWTCKLKPDLKWSDGEPLTADDVVFTINAHHENSPSLYVNGEPIVAEATDETTVTFTLPAPSASAFELLSAELFILPQHFFEPKGTFDVNMLEETPVGAGPYVLDEYMTGQYLSFSKNPNYVLGEANIDNIVYRVIEKDDTATLALQSGEVDAWVASAAEQMLPYQNNENFNIYNYSEGRVAYMMLNSVSENMKDMDYRKGIMHALDRNEIMMAAYSDPELYQLDYTFLPPINEYYTEDVEKYEQDLELAKELTAGGPTELTLLYNVADGVQERMALAIQASLKEIGINVTLNGMEFAAYFNSYMDTTDGSFDLFLNGYVMGIDPNAYSSLFSTEKENYTRCSNTEIDALWTEADMVTDTEARKPLYAEIQKKIQDEAIFYPIGSNYKTLIVNSRIGNVEEAGLVPIYSIKDASKLTINE, encoded by the coding sequence ATGAGAAAACACGCATGGAAAGCCCTGGCGGCCATGTGCCTGGCTGCTTCGCTTCTCGGCGGCTGCGGCGGCGCCGTGGTAGAGGAAGCACCGGCCACGACAGCGGCAGCAGAGAGCACAGAAACCACGGCAGCCGGAACCACGGATACTGCTGCGTCCACAGAAGCTGCCGGAACATCCGCTTCCGCAGGCGGAACCTTCACCTACGCCATCGGCGGCGACACCGGAAACACCTTAAATCCGCTTACGGCAGACGACCGCTACGGCCTGATGGCAAGCAAAATGCTGTATGCACCGTTATATTTTATCAACTTGGACGGTTCCGTTGACTATATTCTTGCAGAGAGCATGGAATCCAACGAGGACGGCACCGTCTGGACCTGCAAGCTGAAACCCGACTTAAAATGGTCGGACGGCGAGCCGCTGACGGCAGACGACGTGGTCTTCACCATCAATGCACACCATGAGAACAGCCCGTCCCTCTATGTAAACGGAGAGCCGATTGTGGCTGAAGCGACGGATGAGACAACCGTTACCTTTACGCTTCCGGCGCCGTCTGCATCTGCCTTCGAGCTTCTTTCCGCGGAGTTATTCATTCTTCCGCAGCATTTCTTTGAGCCGAAGGGGACTTTTGACGTGAACATGCTGGAGGAGACCCCGGTGGGCGCCGGCCCGTATGTCCTGGACGAATACATGACAGGCCAGTACCTGTCCTTCTCCAAAAACCCCAACTACGTTCTTGGAGAAGCCAACATCGATAACATCGTTTACCGGGTCATCGAGAAGGACGACACGGCAACCCTGGCTCTTCAGAGCGGTGAAGTCGATGCATGGGTTGCATCCGCGGCAGAGCAGATGCTTCCGTACCAGAATAATGAAAACTTCAACATTTACAACTATTCCGAGGGCCGTGTGGCTTACATGATGCTGAATTCCGTATCCGAGAACATGAAGGATATGGATTACAGAAAGGGAATCATGCATGCCCTTGACAGAAACGAAATCATGATGGCTGCCTACTCCGATCCGGAGCTTTACCAGCTGGATTACACCTTCCTTCCGCCGATCAACGAATACTACACCGAAGACGTGGAAAAGTATGAGCAGGATCTGGAGCTGGCAAAAGAGCTGACGGCAGGCGGCCCGACCGAGCTGACGCTTCTTTACAACGTGGCTGACGGCGTTCAGGAGAGAATGGCCCTTGCCATCCAGGCTTCCTTAAAGGAAATCGGCATCAACGTGACCTTAAACGGCATGGAGTTTGCCGCATACTTCAATTCCTACATGGATACTACGGACGGAAGCTTTGACCTGTTCTTAAACGGATATGTCATGGGTATCGACCCCAATGCATACTCCTCCCTGTTCTCCACGGAGAAGGAAAACTACACGAGATGCAGCAATACGGAAATCGACGCACTCTGGACAGAGGCAGACATGGTTACGGACACCGAGGCAAGAAAGCCGCTGTACGCAGAGATCCAGAAAAAGATCCAGGACGAGGCGATTTTCTACCCCATCGGTTCCAACTATAAGACGCTGATCGTCAATTCCAGAATCGGAAACGTGGAAGAGGCCGGACTTGTTCCGATCTATTCCATCAAGGACGCTTCCAAGCTTACCATTAACGAGTAG
- a CDS encoding DAK2 domain-containing protein: MTITKEGLKGMLSRAAELWIENRDYLSEIDSRFGDGDHGVTIGKIAGIIKKDLEEWDDASMYDFLDDLGMDIMAVSGGSAGPLYGTMIGGLAGPLEDADEIDGELLKAMFAASLESMEDITKAKVGDKTMMDALIPAVEAAKAVGDDVHEILEAAKEAAKKGAKESEQYVSKFGRARSYKEETIGTPDAGAVSTSLFFEGICGGLSA; this comes from the coding sequence ATGACAATCACAAAGGAAGGGCTCAAGGGAATGCTTTCCCGCGCAGCCGAGCTGTGGATAGAGAACCGCGACTATTTAAGTGAGATAGATTCCCGGTTCGGGGACGGCGACCACGGCGTTACCATCGGAAAAATTGCCGGTATCATAAAAAAGGATCTGGAGGAATGGGACGACGCCTCCATGTACGATTTTCTCGATGATCTGGGAATGGATATCATGGCAGTGAGCGGCGGAAGCGCAGGCCCGCTTTACGGAACCATGATCGGCGGCCTGGCAGGCCCGTTGGAGGATGCGGACGAAATTGACGGGGAACTGTTAAAGGCCATGTTTGCGGCGTCTTTGGAGTCTATGGAGGACATCACGAAGGCCAAGGTCGGGGACAAGACCATGATGGACGCCCTGATTCCGGCTGTCGAGGCGGCAAAGGCTGTGGGAGACGATGTCCATGAAATCCTTGAGGCGGCCAAGGAAGCGGCGAAAAAGGGCGCAAAGGAAAGCGAGCAGTACGTCTCAAAATTCGGGCGAGCCAGAAGCTATAAAGAGGAGACTATTGGGACTCCCGACGCCGGCGCCGTCAGCACCTCGCTGTTTTTTGAGGGGATTTGCGGCGGGCTCTCGGCTTAA
- a CDS encoding ABC transporter ATP-binding protein: MDTEKLFEVRDLKKYFPVKRFLGGKPQYVKAVDGITMDIMKGETFGLVGESGCGKSTLGRTMIRMYDVTGGTVSYKGTDITKATPKDMRKFQNKIQIIFQDPYSSLNPFWNVEEILQEPLKQIGMPEGERRDRIEYLLNKVGMKKDDMAKFPYEFSGGQRQRIGIARALTVNPEFIMCDEPIAALDCSIQAQVVNMLEDLQHEMGLTYLFVSHDLSMMRYISTRIGVMYLGNLVELTESDTLYEHPIHPYTKALLSARPVADPKRARANRRIRLVGELPSPLKVPAGCPFAPRCPYASDVCRETRPAFREVAPGHFAACHRAEEIGD; encoded by the coding sequence ATGGATACGGAAAAACTCTTTGAAGTCAGGGACTTGAAAAAATATTTTCCCGTGAAGCGTTTCCTCGGAGGAAAGCCCCAGTATGTCAAGGCGGTTGACGGGATCACCATGGATATCATGAAGGGCGAGACCTTCGGCCTTGTGGGGGAATCCGGCTGTGGAAAGTCCACCCTCGGCCGCACTATGATCCGCATGTACGACGTGACCGGCGGCACGGTTTCCTATAAAGGAACTGATATCACGAAGGCCACGCCGAAGGACATGAGAAAATTCCAGAATAAGATCCAGATCATTTTCCAGGATCCCTATTCTTCTCTGAATCCATTCTGGAACGTGGAAGAGATTTTGCAGGAACCCTTAAAACAGATCGGGATGCCGGAGGGCGAGCGCCGCGACCGCATCGAGTACCTGCTAAACAAGGTGGGGATGAAAAAGGACGACATGGCGAAGTTCCCATACGAATTTTCCGGCGGCCAGCGCCAGAGAATCGGAATTGCAAGAGCCCTGACCGTGAACCCGGAATTCATCATGTGCGACGAGCCAATCGCGGCTCTGGACTGTTCGATCCAGGCCCAGGTTGTCAATATGCTGGAAGATCTCCAGCATGAGATGGGGCTCACGTATTTGTTTGTCTCCCACGATCTCAGCATGATGCGCTACATCAGCACGCGCATCGGCGTTATGTATCTTGGAAATCTGGTGGAGCTGACAGAGAGCGACACTCTTTATGAGCACCCGATCCACCCGTACACGAAGGCACTTCTTTCGGCCCGTCCCGTTGCCGATCCGAAACGGGCGAGAGCCAACCGCAGGATCCGTCTGGTCGGGGAGCTTCCGAGCCCTTTAAAAGTACCGGCCGGCTGCCCGTTTGCGCCGAGATGTCCCTATGCGTCGGATGTCTGCCGAGAGACGCGCCCGGCTTTCCGCGAGGTGGCGCCAGGACATTTTGCTGCCTGCCACCGGGCGGAAGAAATCGGAGACTAA
- a CDS encoding dihydroorotate dehydrogenase: MSKRLETVFAGVTFKNPVVLASGTCGFGKEMNEYFDIEKLGGLSSKGLTLNARGGNDGIRIWETPSGIMNSVGLENPGVRHFVEHESQWLNEKNLVHLVNLGGHSMEDYIEGAELLNDCDVDMVELNISCPNVKAGGMNFGVKAETAAEVVRKVREVCRHKMVVKLSPNAENITELALACEAEGADGLSLTNTYLAMAIDINKRKPVFDNVYAGLSGPAIKPISLRMVHQVAHAVKIPVMGLGGITTWQDALEFIMAGAAVIQVGTASFMKPSIAMDIIDGLEKYLEEQNIGNISELRGIV, from the coding sequence ATGAGTAAGCGTCTGGAGACAGTATTCGCAGGGGTAACATTTAAAAATCCGGTTGTGCTTGCTTCCGGAACCTGCGGCTTTGGAAAAGAAATGAACGAATATTTCGATATTGAAAAGCTTGGCGGTTTAAGCTCCAAGGGCCTGACACTTAACGCCAGAGGCGGAAACGACGGGATCCGTATCTGGGAGACGCCCAGCGGGATCATGAACAGCGTAGGCCTTGAGAACCCGGGCGTCCGTCATTTCGTGGAACATGAATCCCAGTGGCTGAACGAGAAAAATCTGGTTCACCTGGTAAACCTGGGCGGTCATTCCATGGAGGATTACATCGAGGGCGCCGAGCTCTTAAATGACTGTGACGTCGACATGGTGGAGCTCAACATTTCCTGCCCCAACGTGAAGGCCGGCGGCATGAACTTCGGCGTTAAGGCGGAGACGGCCGCAGAGGTGGTGCGGAAGGTACGTGAAGTGTGCCGTCACAAGATGGTGGTAAAGCTTTCGCCCAACGCCGAGAACATCACGGAGCTGGCGCTGGCCTGCGAGGCGGAAGGCGCCGACGGCCTCTCCCTTACGAATACATATCTTGCGATGGCCATTGACATCAATAAGAGAAAGCCGGTGTTTGACAACGTCTACGCAGGGCTTTCCGGCCCGGCCATCAAGCCGATCTCCCTGCGGATGGTGCACCAGGTTGCCCACGCAGTGAAGATCCCGGTCATGGGCCTCGGCGGCATCACCACATGGCAGGACGCCCTGGAATTTATCATGGCAGGCGCGGCGGTGATCCAGGTTGGAACGGCCTCCTTCATGAAACCGTCCATCGCCATGGACATTATCGACGGACTGGAAAAATATCTGGAAGAACAGAATATCGGCAATATCTCGGAGCTCAGAGGGATTGTATAA
- the lsrF gene encoding 3-hydroxy-5-phosphonooxypentane-2,4-dione thiolase codes for MADKDGNKLAKDYHVDVKQENQLFYVKGNDHADWGMKDRLSRIFNPKSGRTVMLAFDHGYIMGSTAGLERLDLVVPKLAPAIDVYMATRGAIRTCVPPTFNKALALRVTAGSSVLDDDMSHEVIGVDVEDAIRMNAACMAVQTFIGAPGEKASIDNLCKTIDAGNRYGIPTLGVVAVGKQMERTTKFFLLATRMLAEFGANMVKTYYCEDFEKVVAACPVPIVMAGGKKVPENEALEMVYRAVSEGAAGVDMGRNIFQAEDPLAMAEAVAKVVHEDFKAAEAYEYYLDRKEK; via the coding sequence GTGGCAGATAAAGACGGAAACAAGCTGGCGAAGGATTATCATGTGGACGTGAAACAGGAAAACCAGCTTTTTTATGTGAAGGGGAACGATCATGCCGACTGGGGCATGAAAGACCGCCTTTCCAGGATTTTTAACCCGAAGAGCGGGCGCACCGTGATGCTGGCCTTTGACCACGGCTACATCATGGGTTCCACGGCCGGGCTGGAGCGGCTGGATCTTGTGGTTCCGAAGCTGGCGCCGGCCATCGACGTGTACATGGCGACGCGCGGCGCCATCCGCACCTGCGTTCCGCCGACCTTCAACAAGGCGCTGGCTCTGCGTGTGACGGCAGGAAGCAGCGTCCTTGACGACGACATGAGCCATGAGGTCATCGGTGTGGACGTGGAAGACGCGATCCGCATGAACGCTGCCTGCATGGCTGTCCAGACGTTCATCGGGGCGCCTGGTGAAAAGGCATCCATCGACAACCTCTGCAAGACCATCGATGCGGGAAACCGCTACGGGATCCCGACGCTCGGCGTTGTGGCAGTCGGAAAGCAGATGGAGCGGACGACGAAATTTTTCCTGCTGGCAACGAGAATGTTAGCAGAATTTGGAGCGAACATGGTGAAGACCTACTACTGCGAGGACTTTGAAAAGGTCGTCGCGGCCTGCCCGGTGCCGATTGTCATGGCCGGCGGGAAGAAGGTGCCGGAGAATGAGGCGCTTGAAATGGTTTACCGTGCGGTTTCCGAGGGGGCAGCAGGCGTGGACATGGGAAGAAATATCTTCCAGGCAGAAGACCCGCTTGCGATGGCGGAGGCCGTTGCCAAGGTAGTCCATGAGGACTTCAAGGCGGCCGAGGCCTATGAGTATTATTTAGATAGAAAAGAAAAATAA
- a CDS encoding ABC transporter permease, with protein sequence MLKYIIKRIAQAIPLLILITVICFTMINLAPYDAVDAITTPDMSAAEIEARREAYGLNDPVYVQYLRWFNNILHGNFGYSLLSHTSIKYDLLIRIPNTIKLVLPSYATAYLLSIVLGLLSGSSKNKWADKIIDGLCSIGISMPTFWFSMILIYTFGFVLNWLPIMGMHTVGDNSLGDFLRHLVLPYVTLTVGFLPDLTRFVRGSAIGQLKEDYVIVQKAFGAKKAEILFHHVARNVMIPLITKLGMALPQLVTGAVITETVFSWPGIGNYFVKAVQGMDYPIVMAILVLSSSLVILGNLLSDILYCIVDPRIKSMQ encoded by the coding sequence ATGCTGAAATATATCATCAAGCGTATTGCTCAGGCCATTCCGCTTCTGATCCTAATTACCGTGATCTGCTTTACGATGATAAATCTGGCGCCCTATGATGCCGTCGACGCGATCACGACGCCGGACATGAGTGCAGCGGAAATCGAGGCGAGAAGAGAGGCCTACGGCCTGAACGATCCGGTTTATGTCCAGTATCTTCGCTGGTTCAACAACATTCTGCACGGCAATTTCGGATATTCCCTGCTTTCCCATACCAGCATCAAATACGATCTGCTGATCCGGATCCCCAACACGATTAAGCTGGTTCTCCCGTCCTATGCGACGGCTTACCTGCTTTCCATCGTCCTGGGACTCCTTTCCGGAAGCAGCAAAAACAAATGGGCGGACAAGATCATTGACGGTCTCTGTTCCATCGGGATTTCCATGCCGACCTTCTGGTTTTCCATGATTTTAATCTATACCTTCGGCTTTGTCTTAAACTGGCTGCCGATCATGGGAATGCACACGGTCGGAGACAATTCCCTCGGGGATTTCTTACGCCACCTGGTTCTTCCGTATGTGACCCTGACGGTCGGCTTCCTTCCGGATCTGACTCGTTTCGTTCGCGGTTCGGCCATTGGGCAGCTCAAAGAGGACTATGTCATTGTCCAGAAGGCCTTCGGTGCGAAAAAGGCGGAAATCCTGTTCCACCATGTCGCCAGGAATGTCATGATCCCGCTGATTACCAAGCTTGGCATGGCACTTCCGCAGCTTGTGACAGGCGCCGTCATCACAGAGACGGTCTTTTCCTGGCCGGGAATCGGAAACTACTTTGTAAAGGCTGTGCAGGGAATGGATTACCCGATTGTCATGGCAATCCTGGTGCTCTCCAGCAGCCTTGTGATTCTCGGAAACCTTCTCTCGGATATCCTTTACTGCATTGTGGATCCGAGAATTAAATCCATGCAGTAG
- a CDS encoding cold-shock protein: MNNGTVKWFNPEKGYGFISNDNGGDDVFVHFSAIVGEGFKTLEEGQKVTFDTEQDPKNSQKLRAVNVCKL, from the coding sequence ATGAACAACGGTACAGTTAAGTGGTTCAATCCTGAGAAGGGCTACGGCTTTATTTCCAACGACAACGGCGGAGATGACGTATTCGTACATTTCTCTGCAATCGTAGGCGAGGGCTTCAAGACTCTGGAAGAGGGTCAGAAGGTTACGTTCGATACCGAGCAGGATCCGAAGAACAGCCAGAAGCTCCGTGCAGTAAACGTCTGCAAGCTCTAA
- a CDS encoding ABC transporter ATP-binding protein: MADSREKVLEVRDLNVTFHARGQEIRAVRGVNLDVYPGEILGIVGESGSGKSVTMKAVLGILPENASIKAGSLKLLSTEMTSLSEDEYRRLRGKDMTMIFQDPMTALDPVMTVGKHMEEVLKRNLGLKNKEEIRQKSIEMLDKVGIPDPPSRLKQYPHEFSGGMRQRVLIAMALACGPKLLIADEPTTALDVTIQAQILDLLQELEEQYHTSIVLITHDMGVVATVCQRIAIMYGGLIMETGTADEIFYDPKHPYTRALLRAIPSTELKEGERLQAIEGLPPSLINPPAGCPFAERCEYAEEKCRRELPAYHTFSQTHQAMCHMCAPEKTEGGN; this comes from the coding sequence ATGGCTGATAGCAGAGAAAAGGTACTGGAGGTCCGGGATTTAAACGTGACCTTCCATGCAAGAGGACAGGAAATCCGGGCCGTGCGCGGTGTGAACCTTGATGTTTACCCGGGAGAGATCCTCGGGATTGTAGGCGAATCCGGCTCCGGAAAATCCGTTACCATGAAGGCGGTTCTCGGCATCCTGCCGGAAAACGCTTCCATAAAGGCCGGCAGCCTGAAGCTCCTCAGTACGGAAATGACGTCTCTTTCCGAAGATGAATACCGCAGGCTGCGGGGGAAAGACATGACGATGATTTTCCAGGATCCGATGACGGCACTTGATCCCGTGATGACCGTCGGAAAGCACATGGAAGAGGTGCTGAAACGGAACCTGGGACTGAAAAACAAAGAAGAAATCCGTCAGAAATCCATAGAAATGCTGGACAAGGTGGGGATTCCCGACCCGCCCTCCAGATTAAAACAGTATCCGCACGAATTTTCCGGCGGTATGCGCCAGAGGGTTCTGATTGCCATGGCCCTCGCGTGCGGCCCAAAACTTCTGATCGCCGACGAGCCGACGACGGCTCTGGACGTGACGATCCAGGCCCAGATCCTTGATCTCCTTCAGGAGCTGGAAGAACAGTACCACACGTCCATCGTGCTGATTACTCATGACATGGGCGTTGTGGCGACGGTCTGCCAGAGGATTGCCATCATGTACGGCGGCCTGATTATGGAAACAGGAACGGCAGACGAAATCTTTTATGATCCGAAGCACCCCTATACGAGGGCGCTTTTAAGGGCAATCCCGTCCACGGAATTAAAGGAAGGGGAGAGGCTCCAGGCTATCGAAGGCCTCCCGCCTTCTCTCATAAACCCGCCGGCCGGCTGCCCGTTTGCGGAACGCTGCGAGTATGCCGAAGAGAAGTGCCGCAGAGAGCTTCCGGCTTACCATACGTTTTCGCAGACCCATCAGGCCATGTGCCATATGTGCGCGCCGGAAAAAACGGAAGGAGGAAACTAA
- a CDS encoding transcriptional regulator: MNTDKNKLQKLTDIARMYYEQDMTQNEIAKKYKVSRPLISRMLKEAKTAGIVKIEIFPPFPEESLIMEQACSVFGIQGGAAVAGRGNDNETNDAVSEAAVGYLKGLSMSNYGIGWGHIIGNLVSYMEKQEPVSSLAKKVCPLIGNSGVGNRNYHSNELVRVFALQCGGAPEYFYAPFVVTSEQEREIFEELESYQMMKRTWENLEVALVNIGNYPSVPDFATEARYGSILREQKAVGKILNYYMDIQGRIFHSDTDYALQIPLELLRQVPHVVGICSANTSPKALTGALRTGLIRHLIAPADILKAAAEMAENG; this comes from the coding sequence ATGAACACAGACAAAAACAAATTACAGAAACTGACCGACATTGCCCGTATGTACTACGAGCAGGACATGACACAAAATGAAATAGCGAAGAAATATAAGGTTTCCCGCCCGCTCATCAGCCGGATGTTAAAGGAGGCCAAGACGGCCGGGATCGTGAAAATAGAAATTTTTCCGCCGTTTCCGGAGGAAAGCCTGATTATGGAACAGGCATGCAGCGTGTTTGGAATTCAGGGCGGGGCTGCCGTGGCCGGCCGCGGCAACGACAACGAAACCAACGATGCCGTATCGGAAGCGGCCGTCGGGTACCTGAAAGGGCTCAGCATGTCCAATTACGGAATCGGATGGGGCCACATTATCGGAAATCTCGTATCCTACATGGAAAAGCAGGAGCCTGTTTCGAGCCTTGCAAAAAAGGTGTGTCCCCTCATCGGAAACAGCGGCGTCGGGAACAGGAACTACCATTCCAATGAGCTGGTGCGGGTCTTCGCGCTCCAGTGCGGCGGTGCGCCGGAGTATTTTTATGCGCCCTTTGTCGTTACCTCAGAGCAGGAACGGGAGATTTTTGAGGAGCTGGAAAGCTACCAGATGATGAAGCGCACCTGGGAGAATCTGGAGGTGGCCCTCGTCAACATCGGAAACTACCCGTCGGTGCCGGATTTTGCTACGGAGGCCAGGTACGGAAGTATTCTCCGGGAACAGAAGGCTGTGGGAAAGATTTTAAACTATTACATGGATATCCAGGGCCGGATTTTCCACTCCGATACGGATTACGCGCTCCAGATTCCGCTGGAGCTTCTGCGGCAGGTGCCCCATGTGGTCGGGATCTGTTCTGCCAACACGAGCCCCAAGGCCCTGACCGGCGCCCTGCGGACGGGGCTGATCCGCCATCTGATTGCACCGGCGGACATTTTAAAGGCGGCGGCCGAAATGGCGGAGAACGGATGA
- a CDS encoding dihydroxyacetone kinase subunit DhaK, translating into MKMKKFINSQDNLTPELLEGFAAANKDLVTLGDERMIINNQLKDADRVTIVTQGGSGHEPAISGFVGEGMVDISVVGDVFAAPGPQACFDAIKMADKGKGVLYIVLNHAGDMLTGNLTMKMCKKEKLNVMKVVTQEDIANAPRENSDDRRGLVGCIPTYKIAGAAAAEGKSLEEVARVTQKFADNMATLAVAVRGATHPSTGSMLADLGEDEMEIGMGQHGEGGGGRQPMKSADETAEIMINALLKDLSIKEGEKVMLILNGTGATTLMELFIIYRKCEQLLKEKNIEIVANYVGELLTVQEQAGFQMFMARMDDELLHYWNAPCNTPYLKK; encoded by the coding sequence ATGAAAATGAAGAAATTCATCAATTCCCAGGATAACCTGACCCCGGAGCTTTTAGAGGGCTTTGCGGCAGCCAATAAGGATCTTGTGACCCTTGGGGATGAGCGGATGATTATCAACAATCAGTTAAAGGACGCAGACCGCGTCACCATCGTGACCCAGGGAGGTTCCGGCCATGAACCGGCCATCAGCGGCTTTGTCGGCGAGGGCATGGTAGACATTTCCGTTGTCGGCGACGTGTTTGCGGCTCCCGGCCCGCAGGCCTGCTTTGACGCCATCAAGATGGCTGACAAGGGAAAAGGCGTGCTTTACATCGTTTTGAACCATGCAGGCGACATGCTGACGGGAAACCTCACCATGAAGATGTGCAAGAAGGAAAAGCTAAACGTCATGAAGGTTGTGACCCAGGAGGACATCGCCAACGCGCCGAGAGAGAACAGCGACGACAGGCGCGGCCTCGTGGGCTGTATCCCGACTTATAAGATTGCAGGCGCAGCCGCAGCGGAAGGAAAGAGCCTGGAAGAGGTGGCGAGAGTCACCCAGAAATTTGCCGACAACATGGCGACGCTTGCCGTTGCCGTCCGCGGCGCAACCCATCCGTCCACCGGCAGCATGCTGGCTGACCTTGGTGAAGACGAGATGGAAATCGGCATGGGACAGCACGGCGAGGGCGGCGGCGGACGCCAGCCGATGAAGTCCGCAGACGAGACGGCCGAGATCATGATTAACGCCCTGTTAAAGGACTTGAGCATCAAAGAGGGCGAGAAGGTCATGTTAATCTTAAACGGCACCGGCGCGACGACGCTCATGGAGTTATTCATCATTTACAGAAAATGCGAGCAGCTCCTTAAGGAAAAGAACATCGAGATCGTGGCAAATTACGTGGGCGAGCTTTTAACGGTTCAGGAGCAGGCCGGCTTCCAGATGTTCATGGCAAGAATGGACGATGAGCTTCTCCACTACTGGAACGCTCCGTGCAATACGCCGTATCTGAAGAAATAA